In Flavobacterium endoglycinae, one DNA window encodes the following:
- a CDS encoding RrF2 family transcriptional regulator, with the protein MLSKKTKYGIKALTYLARRENNEPVQIAEIAKSEHISIKFLESILLLLRNSGFLGAKKGKGGGYYLIKDPKDISMAKVYRILEGPIALLPCASHNFYERCDDCDDESTCAARRLMTEVRDNTLKILESNSLADIAF; encoded by the coding sequence GTGCTTTCAAAGAAAACAAAATACGGAATTAAAGCCTTAACTTATCTGGCTAGACGGGAAAATAATGAACCTGTGCAAATAGCCGAAATTGCGAAGAGTGAACACATTTCGATTAAATTTTTGGAAAGCATTTTATTGCTTTTAAGAAACTCAGGATTTCTTGGTGCAAAAAAAGGCAAAGGCGGAGGATATTATTTAATCAAAGATCCAAAGGACATCAGTATGGCGAAAGTCTATCGTATTCTAGAGGGGCCAATTGCATTACTGCCTTGTGCAAGTCATAATTTCTACGAAAGATGTGATGACTGCGATGATGAATCGACCTGTGCGGCACGACGTTTAATGACAGAAGTTCGTGATAATACACTTAAAATATTAGAAAGTAATTCTTTAGCAGATATAGCATTCTAA
- a CDS encoding trans-sulfuration enzyme family protein, with protein MNTEEFGFETQAIRTQLERSQYLEHSVPLYLSSSFVFEDAEDMRASFTEEKERNIYSRFSNPNTTEFVDKICKMEGAESGYAFATGMAAVYSTFAALLNSGDHIVSASSVFGSTHALFMTYFPKWNIETSYFEINKPETIESLIKPNTKILYAESPTNPGVDVIDLELLGNIAKKHNLILIIDNCFATPYLQQPIKFGADLVIHSATKLIDGQGRVLGGVTVGNADLIRQIYLFSRNTGPALAPFNAWVLSKSLETLAVRVDRHCENALKVAEFLESHPNVNSVKYPFLKSHPQYEIAKKQMKAGGNIIAFEIKGGIEAGRKFLNSIKLCSLSANIGDTRTIVTHPASTTHSKLSEEDQLAVGITQGLVRVSVGLETVEDVIADLKQALS; from the coding sequence ATGAATACAGAAGAATTTGGTTTTGAAACACAAGCCATTAGAACACAATTAGAAAGATCTCAATATTTAGAACATTCGGTGCCTTTGTACCTATCGTCAAGCTTTGTTTTTGAAGATGCCGAAGATATGAGAGCTTCATTTACAGAAGAAAAAGAAAGAAATATTTACAGCCGTTTCAGCAATCCAAATACAACAGAATTTGTCGATAAAATCTGCAAAATGGAAGGTGCAGAATCGGGTTATGCTTTTGCAACGGGTATGGCGGCAGTATATTCTACTTTCGCGGCGTTATTAAATTCTGGAGATCATATTGTTTCTGCGAGCAGTGTTTTTGGTTCAACTCACGCTTTGTTTATGACTTATTTTCCAAAATGGAATATCGAAACTTCTTATTTTGAAATTAATAAGCCAGAAACAATAGAGAGCTTAATTAAACCAAATACCAAAATATTATACGCTGAATCTCCAACAAATCCTGGAGTAGATGTAATTGATTTAGAATTGTTAGGAAATATAGCCAAAAAACACAACTTGATTTTAATAATCGATAATTGTTTTGCAACACCCTATTTACAGCAGCCAATTAAATTTGGAGCGGATTTGGTGATTCACTCGGCTACAAAATTAATCGACGGACAAGGTCGTGTTCTTGGTGGTGTAACCGTTGGAAACGCTGATTTAATTAGACAGATTTATTTATTTTCTAGAAATACAGGACCAGCTTTGGCGCCGTTTAATGCTTGGGTATTATCAAAAAGTTTAGAAACATTGGCTGTTCGTGTGGATAGACATTGCGAAAATGCTTTAAAAGTAGCCGAATTTTTAGAAAGCCATCCAAATGTAAATAGCGTAAAATATCCGTTCTTAAAATCGCATCCGCAATATGAAATTGCCAAAAAACAAATGAAAGCGGGTGGAAATATTATTGCATTTGAAATAAAAGGCGGAATCGAAGCAGGAAGAAAATTCTTAAACAGTATTAAACTTTGTTCATTGTCAGCAAATATTGGAGATACCAGAACAATTGTTACACATCCGGCTTCTACAACACACAGCAAATTATCTGAAGAAGATCAACTAGCAGTTGGAATCACGCAAGGTTTAGTTCGTGTTTCTGTTGGTTTAGAAACAGTAGAAGATGTAATTGCCGATTTAAAACAAGCACTTTCTTAA
- a CDS encoding OsmC family protein — protein MKVTLNRVNDAFHFKVKNERGHVVDVDSRAEFGGSDLGASPMELVLMGVAGCSAIDMISILKKQRQEITSFDAEVEGLRVQVGEAKPFKEIDVVFYLEGEINPEKAKKAAQLSFEKYCSVAKTVEPTATIKYKVVLNKEAL, from the coding sequence ATGAAAGTAACTTTAAACAGAGTAAATGACGCATTTCATTTTAAAGTAAAAAATGAACGCGGACACGTAGTTGACGTTGACAGCAGAGCCGAATTTGGCGGAAGCGATTTAGGTGCAAGTCCAATGGAATTAGTACTAATGGGAGTGGCAGGATGCAGCGCTATCGATATGATTTCAATTTTGAAAAAACAGCGTCAGGAAATCACTTCATTTGATGCTGAGGTTGAAGGACTTCGTGTTCAAGTTGGAGAAGCAAAGCCCTTTAAAGAAATCGATGTGGTTTTCTATTTAGAAGGAGAAATCAATCCAGAAAAAGCCAAAAAAGCAGCGCAGCTTTCTTTTGAGAAATATTGCTCAGTTGCCAAAACAGTTGAACCAACAGCAACCATTAAATACAAAGTAGTTTTAAATAAAGAAGCTTTGTAA
- a CDS encoding RDD family protein, with protein sequence MSNSTYILDEKLLASKGQRFLNYLLDNIMVLALLFVLGVILGLIGSLFELHGIFVWLDNIGDLEGRLIFILITIVYYAVTEGIFGRSLGKLITGTIVVDENGVKPDFADILKRSFSRIIPFDGLSFLGNSGRGWHDSISDTYVVNKKELEEEVKVFHEFNLIGNNEVI encoded by the coding sequence ATGAGTAACTCTACTTACATTCTTGATGAAAAATTATTGGCTTCAAAAGGGCAGCGATTTCTGAATTACCTTCTGGATAATATTATGGTACTTGCCTTATTATTTGTGTTAGGTGTTATTTTAGGACTAATTGGAAGTCTTTTTGAATTACATGGAATTTTTGTTTGGTTAGACAATATTGGGGATTTAGAAGGAAGATTGATTTTTATTCTAATCACAATAGTTTACTATGCTGTAACAGAAGGTATTTTTGGCAGATCTTTAGGTAAATTAATAACAGGAACCATTGTTGTAGATGAAAATGGTGTTAAACCTGATTTTGCAGATATTTTGAAAAGAAGCTTCAGCCGAATAATTCCCTTCGACGGACTTTCGTTTTTAGGAAATTCAGGAAGAGGCTGGCACGATTCAATTTCGGACACTTATGTAGTGAATAAAAAAGAATTAGAAGAAGAAGTTAAAGTCTTTCACGAATTCAATTTAATCGGAAATAACGAAGTAATTTGA
- a CDS encoding O-acetylhomoserine aminocarboxypropyltransferase/cysteine synthase family protein gives MSTQKFATNALHAGHDVTKNGGTRAVPIYQTSSYVFNSADHAANLFGLAEAGFIYTRLNNPTNDILEQRLAALEGGIGAVVTASGASAIATTLLTLLRAGDHIVASNSLYGGTYNLLSVTLPRLGITTTFVDPSNPENFTKAAKENTRAFFVESLGNPKLDVLDLKGISAEAKAFKVPFIVDNTVATPYLLNPIKYGADIVIHSLTKYIAGNGTSLGGVIIDAGNFDWANGKFPEFTEPSAGYHGLVYHEALGNAAFIAKARIEGLRDFGSALSPFNAFQIIQGLETLPIRIKKHSENALALAEWLEQQDEVVWVNYPGLKTNKYYDLAQEYLPEGQSGIITFGLKGGFDAAKKVVDETRLFSLLANIGDTKSLIIHPASTTHQQLSEEEQLSTGVSKDLIRLSVGIEDVEDLIADLQAVFESVTQSQYSINKN, from the coding sequence ATGAGTACACAAAAATTTGCAACAAACGCATTACACGCAGGACATGATGTAACGAAAAACGGAGGAACAAGAGCAGTACCAATTTACCAAACGTCATCATACGTATTTAACAGTGCAGATCATGCGGCTAATTTATTCGGATTAGCCGAAGCTGGTTTTATCTACACAAGATTAAACAATCCAACAAATGATATTCTTGAACAGCGTTTGGCTGCACTAGAAGGCGGAATTGGAGCTGTAGTTACAGCATCTGGAGCATCTGCAATTGCGACTACTTTATTGACTTTACTTAGAGCTGGCGATCATATCGTAGCATCTAACAGTTTATACGGCGGAACTTATAATTTATTAAGTGTAACGCTGCCACGATTAGGAATTACAACCACTTTTGTAGATCCTTCTAATCCAGAAAACTTTACCAAAGCCGCCAAAGAAAACACAAGAGCCTTCTTTGTAGAATCTCTGGGGAATCCAAAATTAGACGTATTAGACTTAAAAGGAATTTCGGCAGAAGCCAAAGCATTCAAAGTGCCGTTTATAGTAGATAATACAGTTGCGACACCTTATTTATTAAACCCAATTAAATACGGTGCCGATATTGTAATTCATTCCTTAACTAAATATATTGCCGGAAACGGAACTTCATTAGGCGGTGTAATCATTGACGCCGGAAATTTTGACTGGGCAAACGGGAAATTCCCTGAATTTACAGAACCTTCTGCCGGATATCATGGATTAGTGTATCACGAAGCTTTAGGTAATGCCGCTTTTATTGCAAAAGCCAGAATTGAAGGACTGCGTGATTTCGGATCAGCTCTGAGTCCTTTTAACGCCTTTCAGATTATTCAGGGATTAGAAACACTGCCAATCCGAATTAAAAAACACAGTGAAAATGCTTTGGCATTAGCCGAATGGTTAGAACAGCAAGATGAGGTGGTTTGGGTAAACTATCCAGGTTTAAAAACCAATAAATATTATGATTTGGCTCAGGAATATCTTCCAGAAGGACAAAGCGGAATCATAACTTTTGGTTTGAAAGGAGGATTTGATGCTGCCAAAAAAGTTGTAGATGAAACACGATTATTTTCGCTGTTAGCCAATATTGGCGATACCAAATCGCTGATTATCCACCCGGCCAGTACCACTCATCAGCAATTGTCTGAAGAAGAACAATTGTCAACAGGAGTTTCGAAAGATTTAATCCGACTTTCTGTTGGAATAGAAGATGTTGAAGATTTAATTGCCGATTTGCAAGCCGTCTTTGAAAGCGTAACCCAATCGCAATACAGCATTAATAAAAATTAG
- a CDS encoding homoserine dehydrogenase family protein, whose product MSKLKINIILFGIGNIGSTLINQIIESQEFFLQSRNVDFHFPIITNSTVAFFEKEGVGYSWETNFRQLAVPFRVEDIIEFAKENEFENLIAVDATASDELIGHYNTLIENGFNIVAVNKKANTLPIDLYKKLRENLKKHDKEFLYETSVDTGIPVLQTLRDLYFSGEKITKIRGVFSDNLSYVFNRFSAEENSFSSVLKDASLLGLMRSTFKEDLSGNDTAKKLLILTREIGKEFEFSDIKIHPLIKEEHLEKNGILNKEAIDKSFKIAKITQAENHVLRYVGEFDVEKNTLEVKLISEPVTSAIGQLKGSDSIFEIYTKSYANTPIVIQSAAASRQAIARGVIADILKVAEKIKNKEAVWL is encoded by the coding sequence ATGTCAAAACTAAAAATAAATATTATCCTTTTTGGAATTGGTAATATTGGAAGCACTTTAATCAATCAGATTATCGAAAGCCAAGAGTTTTTTCTTCAGAGTAGAAATGTTGATTTTCACTTTCCAATAATTACCAATTCAACAGTTGCCTTTTTCGAGAAAGAAGGTGTTGGATATTCCTGGGAAACCAATTTTCGACAATTGGCCGTTCCTTTTAGGGTAGAAGATATTATCGAATTTGCCAAAGAAAATGAATTCGAAAATTTAATTGCAGTCGATGCAACTGCAAGTGATGAACTGATTGGACATTACAATACTTTAATCGAAAACGGATTTAATATTGTTGCCGTAAATAAAAAAGCCAATACGCTTCCAATCGATCTTTATAAAAAGCTTAGAGAAAATCTCAAAAAGCATGATAAAGAGTTTTTATATGAAACCTCTGTCGATACCGGAATTCCGGTTTTACAAACTTTAAGAGATTTGTATTTCTCTGGCGAGAAAATAACAAAAATAAGAGGCGTCTTTTCAGATAATCTAAGTTATGTTTTTAATCGTTTTTCGGCTGAAGAAAACTCCTTTTCATCTGTTTTAAAAGATGCTAGTCTCCTAGGATTAATGCGATCTACTTTTAAAGAAGATTTGTCTGGAAATGACACCGCAAAGAAATTATTGATTCTTACCCGTGAAATAGGCAAAGAATTTGAATTTTCAGATATAAAAATCCATCCGCTTATTAAAGAAGAACATTTAGAAAAAAATGGCATTCTAAATAAAGAAGCAATCGACAAATCTTTTAAAATCGCCAAAATCACACAAGCAGAAAATCATGTATTGCGATATGTAGGCGAATTTGATGTGGAGAAAAACACACTTGAAGTCAAATTGATTTCGGAACCTGTTACTTCCGCAATTGGACAATTGAAAGGTTCTGATTCTATTTTTGAAATTTATACCAAATCGTATGCAAATACTCCAATAGTCATTCAAAGTGCTGCGGCAAGCCGACAAGCAATTGCAAGAGGAGTTATAGCGGATATTTTAAAAGTAGCCGAAAAAATTAAAAATAAAGAAGCTGTCTGGCTTTAA
- a CDS encoding alpha/beta fold hydrolase produces MKLENIPSPIIIQNFITESGAVYPYLPLSFTLSGQPLHSAPIVLVNHALTGNAQVTGENGWWSDLIGDGKTIDTHKFTILAFNVPGNGNDSFIIENYLDFKTRDIARIFLQGLEALQIEQVFAIIGGSVGGGVAWEILALAPNITEHLIPIATDWKSTDWMIANCFLQEQILNNSSKPIEDARIHAMLCYRSPESFKEKFQRTINQDLLIFNIESWLAHHGNKLQKRYQLASYKLMNQLLKTIDITRNSEDFETLISKSNAAIHIIAINSDLFFTPKENLETYNELKKFKNNVSYSEIDSVHGHDAFLIEYKQLDHLLADIFKAEKIAK; encoded by the coding sequence TTGAAATTGGAAAATATACCAAGTCCCATTATAATTCAAAATTTCATCACCGAAAGTGGTGCAGTTTATCCATACCTGCCTTTAAGTTTTACACTTTCAGGCCAGCCGTTGCATTCTGCCCCAATTGTTCTGGTAAACCATGCTTTAACAGGAAATGCACAAGTAACTGGAGAGAATGGTTGGTGGAGCGATTTAATTGGTGATGGTAAAACAATAGATACCCATAAATTTACGATTCTTGCCTTTAATGTTCCAGGCAACGGCAATGATTCTTTTATCATTGAAAACTATCTCGATTTTAAAACACGAGACATTGCTAGAATCTTTCTGCAAGGTCTCGAAGCGTTACAAATCGAACAGGTATTTGCTATAATCGGCGGCTCTGTTGGCGGTGGAGTAGCTTGGGAAATTCTAGCGTTGGCGCCAAATATCACCGAACACTTAATTCCAATTGCAACCGACTGGAAATCGACCGACTGGATGATTGCCAATTGTTTCCTGCAAGAACAGATTCTGAACAATTCATCAAAACCAATCGAAGATGCCAGAATTCACGCTATGCTGTGTTACCGTTCTCCAGAATCTTTCAAAGAAAAATTTCAACGAACCATCAATCAGGATCTTTTGATTTTTAATATCGAAAGCTGGCTCGCACATCACGGAAACAAGCTGCAGAAACGTTATCAGCTTGCTTCTTATAAATTGATGAACCAATTGCTGAAAACAATCGATATAACTCGAAATAGTGAGGATTTCGAGACATTAATTTCCAAATCAAATGCCGCAATACACATTATTGCAATCAACTCAGATTTATTTTTTACGCCAAAAGAAAATCTGGAAACTTATAATGAATTAAAGAAGTTTAAAAACAATGTTTCATACAGCGAAATAGATTCGGTTCACGGACATGACGCTTTTTTAATAGAGTACAAACAATTAGATCATTTACTTGCCGATATTTTTAAGGCAGAAAAAATAGCAAAATAA
- the thrA gene encoding bifunctional aspartate kinase/homoserine dehydrogenase I yields MKILKFGGKSLSNGEGLNKVISIISDKVNQGERIAVVVSARGNATDELEDILRIAAKNGNYKPLLESFKAYQASDYPQVDLSEEFNVLDKLFEGVSLIGDYSNKIKDQILSKGELLSAKLLTSILVEKGIPANFVDTRELLKTDSKFGDAQPLEQLSKKNVINYFKLHNGETVNIVTGFIGSNNNNDTTTLGRNGSNYTASLIANYLDAEELQNFTHVDGIYTANPDLVADAKKIEFLSFNEANELANFGATILHAKTIIPLLEKNIPLRILNTFNHENHGTLITSNSQKEGIKTLSVLENVSLVNLEGRGLLGKAGVDARIFKVMGDHNISVSIISQGSSERGIGLVVAKDKATLAMVELEKEFENDFYSKDVNQITVTDNVSVISIIGQDLSTFHKPYTALIKNKIVPILFNNTVTGKNVSLVVKKEELTKALNVIHGEIFGVSKKINIAIFGHGLVGGTLINQILESASSIEKRKDIKLNVFAIANSKKLLLNRHGVNNNWKTDIETKGEPYTIQDIIAYANEHHLENLIAVDNTASASFVENYIPLVESSFDLISSNKVANTLTYGFYKELRKALAENQKNYLYETNVGAGLPLIDTIKLLHLSGENITKIKGVFSGTLSYLFNNFSAKDAPFSKILQEAIDNGYTEPDPREDLCGNDVGRKLLILARELDLQNEFEEISIQNLIPDHLREGSAADFLTKLKEFDPIYAKIKAEQQPNHVLRYIGELSGDLQNDKGNLEVKLVSVPSDTALGGLKGSDSFFEIYTESYGDRPIVIQGAGAGSAVTARGVFGDILRLSDKG; encoded by the coding sequence ATGAAAATATTAAAATTTGGAGGTAAATCATTATCAAACGGAGAAGGACTTAACAAAGTAATTTCAATCATTTCAGATAAAGTAAATCAAGGCGAAAGAATTGCCGTAGTCGTTTCTGCCCGCGGAAATGCAACAGATGAACTAGAAGATATACTAAGAATTGCCGCTAAAAACGGAAACTACAAACCTCTTTTGGAAAGTTTTAAAGCATATCAAGCTTCCGATTATCCGCAAGTTGATTTATCAGAAGAATTCAATGTTTTAGACAAACTTTTTGAAGGAGTAAGTTTGATTGGAGATTACAGCAATAAAATCAAAGATCAGATTTTATCAAAAGGAGAATTGCTTTCGGCGAAATTATTGACTTCTATTTTAGTTGAAAAAGGAATTCCTGCCAATTTCGTAGATACGAGAGAACTGTTGAAAACAGACTCTAAATTTGGTGATGCGCAGCCTTTAGAACAACTTTCTAAGAAAAACGTTATCAATTATTTCAAGCTTCATAACGGAGAAACGGTGAATATCGTAACAGGTTTCATTGGATCTAACAACAACAACGACACAACTACTTTAGGAAGAAACGGAAGCAATTACACCGCTTCGTTAATTGCGAACTATTTGGATGCAGAAGAGCTTCAAAATTTCACGCACGTTGACGGAATTTACACAGCAAACCCAGATTTAGTAGCCGATGCTAAAAAAATCGAATTCTTATCATTTAACGAAGCAAATGAGCTGGCTAATTTTGGAGCCACTATTCTGCATGCAAAAACCATTATTCCGTTATTAGAAAAGAATATTCCACTTCGTATTTTAAACACCTTCAATCACGAAAACCACGGAACTCTAATTACTTCAAATTCTCAAAAAGAAGGAATCAAGACACTTTCAGTTTTAGAAAACGTTTCTTTAGTGAATCTTGAAGGACGCGGGTTACTAGGAAAAGCCGGAGTTGATGCCCGAATCTTCAAAGTAATGGGCGATCACAACATTAGTGTAAGCATTATTTCGCAAGGTTCTTCAGAAAGAGGAATCGGATTGGTTGTGGCAAAAGACAAAGCAACACTGGCAATGGTCGAATTGGAAAAAGAATTCGAAAACGACTTTTATTCTAAAGACGTAAACCAGATTACCGTAACCGATAACGTGTCTGTAATTTCAATCATTGGTCAGGATTTAAGTACTTTCCACAAACCGTATACAGCTTTAATTAAAAACAAAATTGTTCCAATTTTATTCAACAATACCGTTACGGGTAAAAACGTGAGTTTGGTGGTTAAAAAAGAAGAACTCACGAAAGCCTTAAACGTAATTCACGGAGAGATTTTTGGAGTTTCTAAAAAAATCAACATTGCGATTTTCGGACACGGTTTAGTAGGCGGAACTTTGATTAACCAAATTTTAGAATCGGCTTCATCAATCGAAAAACGAAAAGATATTAAGCTGAATGTATTTGCGATTGCCAATTCTAAAAAATTGCTTTTAAACAGACACGGTGTTAACAATAACTGGAAAACCGATATTGAAACCAAAGGCGAGCCATACACGATTCAGGATATTATAGCTTATGCTAATGAACATCATTTAGAAAATTTAATTGCAGTAGATAATACAGCAAGTGCTTCTTTTGTAGAAAACTACATTCCGCTTGTAGAAAGCAGTTTCGATTTGATCTCTTCAAATAAAGTAGCCAATACGTTAACGTATGGTTTTTACAAAGAATTGAGAAAAGCATTGGCGGAAAATCAAAAGAATTATTTATACGAAACCAATGTTGGAGCAGGATTGCCATTAATTGACACCATTAAATTACTGCATCTTTCAGGTGAAAACATCACTAAAATTAAAGGCGTTTTCTCTGGAACATTAAGTTATTTATTCAATAATTTCTCTGCGAAAGATGCTCCGTTTAGTAAAATTTTACAAGAAGCAATTGACAACGGATATACAGAACCAGATCCGCGTGAAGATTTATGCGGAAATGATGTTGGTAGAAAATTATTAATTTTAGCTAGAGAATTAGACTTGCAAAATGAATTTGAAGAAATCTCAATTCAGAATTTAATTCCAGACCATTTGCGTGAAGGAAGTGCAGCCGATTTCTTAACGAAATTGAAGGAATTTGATCCAATTTATGCTAAAATAAAAGCAGAACAACAGCCAAATCACGTGTTGAGATACATTGGTGAATTGTCTGGAGATTTGCAGAATGACAAAGGAAATTTAGAAGTAAAATTAGTTTCGGTTCCATCAGACACGGCTCTTGGCGGATTAAAAGGTTCTGATTCATTCTTTGAAATTTACACAGAATCTTACGGAGATCGTCCAATCGTTATTCAGGGAGCTGGTGCAGGTTCTGCTGTTACAGCGAGAGGCGTTTTCGGAGATATTTTAAGATTATCTGATAAAGGATAA